The genomic segment AATCGCTTCCCGCACTACCGTGCGGCTGACGTTCATCTCCTCGGCGATATAGCGTTCCGCCGGCAGCTTCTCGCCGACCGGATAGATACCGGATTCGATGCGCCGTTTCAGTTCGGCCGCCAGTTGCTGGTATAATCTGCAGGTCTCAGTGGGTTCCATTTTGCATGCTCTTCACAATACAGAGAAAGGGTGGCGCTGACGTTTAGCGGCCGGCGCCGGCGGGACAAAAAAAAGGAGGGCCGACACGCATTTATTATACCACTTTTTGTCCTCGTGGGCCAGATGCGCCACCCGGCCTTACCGCTCTTTAATTTCCCCACCCCGTGGAGGAAAAAATCCCCGGCGCGGTTGACAACCGTCGCCGGGGAGCGGGGCAGAGAAGGGCGGGCGCCAGGCAGACTGCGGGCGCTGGGGCGACGTTACACCGTCGCCGGGGTTCTCTGTGATTCCACCTCATCCGCCGGACGGTTTTTCAGAATGGTCCAGATGCACAGGGCGCCTAACAAATCGAACAGCGCCAGGACCGCGAACAGCGGACTAAAGCCGATGGTATCCGCCAGCGCGCCGACCACCAGGGCGAACAGGGTGCTCGCCAGCCACGCGGCCATGTCGGTCAGGCCATTGGCGGTCGCCACTTCATTACGGCCAAAGACGTCCGAGGACAGGGTAATCAGCGCGCCAGACAGCGACTGATGGGCGAAACCGCCGATGCACAGCAGGCCGATAGCCACATACGGGCTGGTAAACAGGCCAATCATGCCGGGGCCAATCATCAAGAACGCCCCCAGCGTCACGACTAGTTTGCGCGAGACGATCAGATTCACGCCAAAGACGCGCTGGAAGAACGGAGGCATGTAACCGCCGACGATACAGCCCAAATCGGCGAACAACATCGGCATCCAGGCGAACATAGCGATTTTTTTCAGGTTAAAGCCGTAAACTTTAAACATGAACAGCGGGATCCAGGCGTTAAAAGTCCCCCAGGCCGGTTCGGCGAGAAAACGCGGCAGCGCGATGCCCCAGAATTGGCGGTTGTGCAGGATTTCCCAGGCGCTCATTTTCTTACCGTTATTGACCTGGTGCTGGGCTTCCTGGCCGCTCAGGATGTAATCCCGTTCTTCTTCCGTCAATTTCTTCTGATTTTTCGGGTGATTATAGAACACCAACCAGCAGAGTGCCCAGATAAGGCTCAGCATGCCGGTAATGATAAAGGCCATTTCCCAGCTGTGAATCAT from the Candidatus Sodalis pierantonius str. SOPE genome contains:
- a CDS encoding MFS transporter → MRKIKGLRWYMIALVTVGTVLGYLTRNAIAVAAPTLQDQLHITTQQYSYIIAAYSACYTIMQPVAGYVLDMLGTKVGYAVFAILWAVFCMATALASSWGDRAIARGAVGMAEAAMIPAGLKASSEWFPAIERSIAVGYFNVGSSIGAMVVPPLVVWAIMIHSWEMAFIITGMLSLIWALCWLVFYNHPKNQKKLTEEERDYILSGQEAQHQVNNGKKMSAWEILHNRQFWGIALPRFLAEPAWGTFNAWIPLFMFKVYGFNLKKIAMFAWMPMLFADLGCIVGGYMPPFFQRVFGVNLIVSRKLVVTLGAFLMIGPGMIGLFTSPYVAIGLLCIGGFAHQSLSGALITLSSDVFGRNEVATANGLTDMAAWLASTLFALVVGALADTIGFSPLFAVLALFDLLGALCIWTILKNRPADEVESQRTPATV